In Nicotiana tabacum cultivar K326 chromosome 21, ASM71507v2, whole genome shotgun sequence, one DNA window encodes the following:
- the LOC107799224 gene encoding uncharacterized protein LOC107799224 gives MKNIPAGIPRDQWTSFVDYRFKETTLEMCRRNTEIRKKQTFTHTGGSKPNSRRRAEMMAETGRRPGRAQLYLDTHKKQDGTYVNEAAKEICEKIELALSQSTVDDSEVSPNDFVGKVLGKEHSGKYDA, from the exons atgaaaaatattCCAGCTGGGATTCCACGGGATCAGTGGACTTCATTTGTTGATTACCGTTTTAAAGAAACAACTTTG gAAATGTGCAGAAGGAATACTGAGATTCGAAAGAAACAAACATTTACACATACAGGTGGCTCCAAACCTAACTCCAGAAGAAGGGCTGAAATG ATGGCTGAGACTGGACGAAGGCCTGGACGTGCACAACTTTATCTTGATACTCATAAGAAACAAGATGGAACATATGTGAATGAGGCGGCAAAGGAGATATGT gaaaaaattgagcTTGCTTTGAGCCAAAGTACGGTGGATGATTCTGAAGTTTCGCCGAATGATTTTGTTGGTAAAGTGCTAGGAAAAGAGCACTCTGGAAAGTACGATGCTTAG